A window from Cryptomeria japonica chromosome 1, Sugi_1.0, whole genome shotgun sequence encodes these proteins:
- the LOC131039165 gene encoding protein NUCLEAR FUSION DEFECTIVE 4: protein METQNQKAISSVRANSLVAQKWMSFVASIWIMAISGSNFDFSIYSSTLKTVMNIDQIKLNNLAVASDLGKLIGWVSGMACMVLPTWAVLGIAVSLGMMGYGLQWLVVSGTIAPLPYWVMYIMCMMAGNSICWLNTVCFRVAISNFPGKRGVASGLSTSYSGLSTVIYTNLAKVIKPNSPSFYLLLNAFVPVIVCAISVFFIKNPQPNSAIKDEDESRDMHIFTFIAIVTALYSIVYEFLPHGEKAHEGAYMAVLVFLVLSLLYVPVKAALRMKKLERSASTRVTDIETATEMRSSADEKNWGEYMQEIGAIDLSSEYKDFCDSRRQNSNHLQAVQNHNPVDDMDQQGITEIVKKPGFLKPVPPVGEEHGVTQLLRSLDFWLYYFVYFCGGTVGLVYINNLGQITQSLGYSKTPKLVSLVSSFGFLGRIASGLPDYFQSINRGLPRPTWLGIWTLPMVPALFFLAFFDEKQWILYGSTAIIGISAGAITSVAVPTSSELFGMEHFGVNHNILISNIAFGSLLFGDLAGMMYDHTSSSTVTNNKAVNCLGKACYAKTFLMWGGVCSFGLLLSIVLCFRTLKLYKTLYRKDTTQIDISQR from the exons ATGGAAACCCAAAATCAGAAGGCCATTTCTAGCGTCAGGGCCAATTCCTTGGTGGCGCAGAAATGGATGAGCTTCGTTGCTTCAATCTGGATCATGGCAATAAGTGGCTCTAATTTTGATTTCTCAATATATTCCTCAACTTTAAAGACAGTTATGAATATTGATCAGATCAAGCTCAATAATTTAGCTGTGGCGTCAGATCTGGGAAAACTCATCGGCTGGGTATCTGGCATGGCTTGCATGGTTTTGCCTACGTGGGCCGTTCTAGGCATTGCTGTTTCCTTGGGTATGATGGGCTATGGTCTTCAATGGCTGGTTGTGAGTGGAACAATCGCTCCCCTGCCCTATTGGGTG ATGTATATAATGTGCATGATGGCGGGCAACAGCATCTGTTGGTTGAATACAGTGTGTTTCAGGGTGGCGATAAGTAATTTTCCTGGCAAGAGAGGAGTTGCTTCTGGTCTGAGCACCAGCTATTCAGGGCTAAGCACAGTCATTTACACAAATCTCGCCAAAGTCATAAAACCCAACAGCCCCTCCTTTTATTTGCTCTTGAATGCCTTCGTTCCTGTAATTGTTTGTGCCATCAGCGTGTTCTTCATCAAGAATCCGCAGCCGAATTCTGCCATTAAAGACGAAGATGAAAGCAGAGACATGCATATATTCACCTTCATTGCAATTGTGACGGCGCTCTATTCCATCGTTTATGAGTTCCTCCCCCACGGAGAGAAAGCCCACGAAGGGGCGTACATGGCTGTGCTGGTTTTTCTCGTCCTCTCCCTTCTGTACGTCCCTGTCAAAGCCGCCTTGCGCATGAAGAAGCTCGAAAGGAGCGCCTCCACACGGGTGACTGACATCGAAACCGCCACAGAGATGAGATCATCTGCGGACGAAAAGAACTGGGGAGAATACATGCAAGAAATCGGCGCAATAGATCTCAGTAGTGAATACAAGGATTTCTGTGACTCCCGCCGTCAAAATTCAAACCACCTTCAAGCTGTGCAAAACCACAACCCAGTGGATGATATGGATCAACAAGGGATTACAGAAATTGTTAAAAAACCCGGCTTTTTAAAACCAGTGCCACCCGTGGGAGAGGAGCATGGCGTGACACAGTTGCTCCGAAGCCTGGATTTCTGGTTGTATTATTTTGTCTATTTCTGTGGAGGAACTGTGGGACTGGTTTACATCAATAATCTGGGCCAGATAACGCAATCGCTGGGATACTCCAAAACCCCAAAATTGGTCTCGCTTGTCTCATCCTTTGGATTCCTTGGGCGAATTGCATCCGGATTACCTGACTATTTTCAG AGCATTAATCGAGGGTTACCAAGGCCAACTTGGTTAGGAATATGGACATTGCCCATGGTACCTGCCTTATTTTTCTTGGCTTTCTTTGATGAAAAGCAATGGATTTTGTATGGTAGCACTGCTATAATTGGCATCTCTGCAGGGGCCATAACTAGTGTAGCAGTACCAACATCTTCAGAACTATTTGGCATGGAGCATTTTGGTGTGAACCATAACATTCTCATTTCCAATATTGCTTTTGGCTCTCTTCTCTTTGGTGACTTGGCAGGAATGATGTATGATCACACTTCATCTTCAACTGTTACCAACAATAAAGCAGTTAATTGCTTGGGAAAAGCTTGCTATGCCAAGACATTTTTGATGTGGGGAGGTGTTTGTTCTTTTGGACTTCTACTCAGTATAGTTTTATGTTTTAGAACGTTGAAATTGTACAAAACTCTATATAGAAAAGATACAACACAAATTGATATATCTCAAAGGTAA